In the Colletotrichum lupini chromosome 1, complete sequence genome, one interval contains:
- a CDS encoding Mak10 subunit produces MVFAWKAAGITTRDQSRERKGRKKLTRQPPISSYNRYLAVASRVVRRSLKEDKRLIAERRGEMDLRFAKWENGKQGEVKNLAEATVNAPPPSSHPPRVPAGFSLTGPVMKCCEVGGRVAGDQRALSLDVGQNVGRAFQVPSTQICPPAGQIRFFHVETKDVTVALLFSTAFADMAIPSGFGMSDDISKLSLELDRQPHPPPPPPKASNNGIVAFDITSKFKTAAETLAPGELVKDGFFTLFESVGALEIMDPKMDSGCLEAEDSLDVDYDVTRPLLPEEVLGIIDQLLCHEMAWHVGYPLSQTVLTSVYVESILMPNPATIDDAHFIRDADGTPPAPMHAVLRAYCLGLLKTCGNVNERIKNEHYYEEEDFVTNTYNRILLDDFSVESVRDVLKDASFILRQLSDSIPKETIDALNNRLLLRYTFLAAIDHTQYRTDPALIRSPWKEALDLLPGIKSTHALGKPVPEACSAKLQRKLASTMPPRPIVEISFDDAFGHLTKMISDGLEVVGVLDYTDAICLQTYVTTFQAKKPQPLIFVRTLLQSFLFKDMQVLGHKSIRQLLDDDLSIVSLPNSPLLDRANDDVEAPQDPRVAIADTMESFRRRAAQPYLDILRTFCQNRCRVRRTLCHIVRDWESLQFDAEDIDQVLQEHTGERPLVYQSAAGQPVEQWSLPLSSWAYLYKIKQMEWIVQLGFELEVYQPDELAGMYWYLNFLAKNRLTHVERIKSFVVRSLNQARSGASNKSTTSSSSSGGLTPVAEAQYTKSLSFLRQTLLDAAATESLADALCCLYTVLHRHHLITPPPRPYSTDELRYELRMKPFAAIGLPSLPTFEEYTVGTSQSDCPTRDLLELADRAVAGAKRALEVMSKFSEAEAFSVGSHDRWVPSVKNGLKACIATGLAVSVVRKALDKSGGEGGELKVKAEVPTPDKSYHEWWIVPRIIPVA; encoded by the exons ATGGTCTTCGCCTGGAAAGCCGCCGGTATCAC CACCCGCGACCAAAGCCGAGAGAGAAAAGGAAGGAAAAAGCTGACCCGGCAACCCCCGATTTCCAGCTACAACCGCTACCTCGCCGTCGCCTCGCGCGTCGTGCGCCGCAGCTTGAAGGAGGACAAGAGACTCATTGCTGAGCGTCGTGGAGAGATGGATCTCCGTTTCGCCAAGTGGGAG AACGGCAAGCAGGGCGAGGTCAAGAACCTTGCTGAGGCCACCGTCAACGCTCCTCCCCCTTCTTC ACACCCTCCCCGGGTACCCGCCGGCTTCAGCTTGACA GGGCCGGTGATGAAATGTTGCGAGGTCGGGGGGCGGGTTGCGGGTGACCAGCGCGCGCTTTCGCTCGACGTTGGCCAGAATGTTGGGCGTGCTTTCCAGGTTCCCTCCACCCAAATTTGCCCGCCTGCCGGACAAATTCGGTT TTTTCATGTAGAGACAAAAGACGTTACCGTTGCACTTTTATTCTCAACTGCTT TTGCTGATATGGCCATCCCGTCCGGCTTTGGAATGTCTGATG ACATTTCAAAGCTCTCGCTTGAGCTGGACCGCCAACCCCACCctccgccgcctccgccCAAGGCGTCAAACAACGGCATCGTCGCTTTTGATATCACGTCAAAATTCAAGACAGCCGCGGAGA CGCTTGCCCCTGGCGAACTGGTCAAGGATGGCTTCTTCACGTTGTTTGAGTCCGTTGGGGCTCTCGAG ATCATGGACCCGAAGATGGACAGCGGTTGCTTGGAAGCCGAGGATTCGCTAGACGTGGACTATGATGTGACACGCCCTCTTCTCCCTGAGGAGGTTCTTGGCATAATCGACCAGCTGCTCTGCCATGAA ATGGCCTGGCATGTTGGATATCCTCTCTCTCAGACCGTCCTTACAAGCGTATACGTCGAGTCGATTCTCATGCCGAATCCTGCCACCATCGACGACGCGCACTTTATCAGGGATGCCGACGGCACGCCGCCGGCGCCGATGCATGCCGTTCTTCGAGCATATTGCTTGGGACTCTTAAAGACGTGCGGCAATGTCAACGAGAGGATCAAGAATGAGCATTACTATGAA GAAGAGGACTTTGTCACAAATACGTATAACAGGATCCTCCTCGATGATTTCAGCGTAGAGTCTGTACGCGATGTCCTCAAGGACGCAAGCTTCATTCTGCGGCAACTATCGGATTCGATACCAAAGGAAACCATAGACGCCCTCAACAACAGGCTACTCCTTCGATACACGTTCCTCGCAGCCATAGACCACACGCAGTACCGGACAGACCCGGCCCTCATCAGAAGCCCTTGGAAAGAGGCTCTGGATTTGCTTCCTGGTATTAAGAGCACTCATGCGCTCGGAAAGCCCGTGCCTGAGGCTTGTAGTGCGAAACTGCAACGCAAGCTCGCCAGCACGATGCCGCCGCGACCGATTGTCGAGATAAGTTTTGACGACGCCTTTGGGCACCTCACGAAGATGATTAGCGACGGACTGGAAGTTGTGGGAGTGCTCGACTACACCGACGCCATCTGCCTCCAG ACCTACGTCACAACCTTCCAAGCGAAGAAGCCCCAGCCCCTCATCTTCGTCCGCACCCTCCTCCAAAGCTTCCTCTTCAAAGACATGCAAGTCCTCGGCCACAAGTCCATCCGCCAGCTCCTCGACGACGACCTCTCCATCGTCTCCCTCCCCAACAGCCCCCTTCTCGACCGCGCCAACGACGACGTCGAGGCCCCGCAGGACCCGCGTGTAGCCATCGCCGACACCATGGAATCCTTCCGCAGGCGCGCCGCCCAGCCTTACCTCGACATCCTCCGCACCTTTTGCCAGAACCGGTGCCGCGTCCGCCGCACCCTGTGCCACATTGTCCGCGACTGGGAGAGCCTCCAGTTCGACGCTGAGGACATCGACCAGGTCCTTCAGGAGCACACCGGCGAGCGGCCCCTCGTGTATCAGTCGGCCGCCGGCCAGCCCGTCGAGCAGTGGTCACTTCCGCTCTCGTCGTGGGCGTACCTGTACAAGATCAAACAGATGGAGTGGATCGTCCAGCTCGGCTTCGAGCTTGAGGTCTACCAGCCGGACGAGCTGGCCGGCATGTACTGGTACCTCAACTTCCTCGCAAAGAACCGCCTTACACACGTCGAGCGCATAAAATCGTTCGTCGTCCGGAGTCTGAACCAAGCCCGCTCAGGGGCCAGCAACAAATCAACAACATCATCATCGTCCTCTGGGGGCCTCACGCCCGTCGCAGAAGCCCAATACACCAAATCCCTCTCCTTCCTCCGCCAAACCCTCCTCGACGCCGCCGCGACAGAAAGCCTCGCCGACGCCCTCTGCTGCCTCTACACCGTCCTCCACCGCCACCACCTCATCACCCCGCCCCCGCGACCCTACAGCACCGACGAGCTCCGCTACGAGCTGCGCATGAAGCCCTTCGCCGCCATCGGCCTGCCCTCGCTCCCGACGTTTGAGGAATACACCGTCGGCACCTCGCAGTCAGACTGCCCGACGCGCGACCTGCTGGAGCTTGCCGACCGGGCTGTGGCGGGCGCGAAAAGGGCGCTGGAGGTGATGAGCAAGTTTTCCGAGGCCGAGGCGTTTTCCGTCGGGTCGCATGATCGGTGGGTGCCGTCGGTGAAGAACGGGCTCAAGGCGTGCATCGCCACGGGGTTGGCCGTGTCGGTTGTGCGAAAGGCGCTGGACAAGTCGGGCGGCGAGGGCGGAGAACTGAAGGTCAAGGCCGAGGTGCCGACTCCTGACAAGTCATATCACGAGTGGTGGATCGTTCCGCGAATCATACCCGTCGCATGA
- a CDS encoding tetracycline resistance protein from transposon — translation MSNPKIAIIGAGPAGCLLARLLHLAKIEATVFESEASPNFRSQGGSLDLHTDTGLAALKEAGLFDEFLKHARYDGQYMAIVDKDNKPWFVNSATGLGSSLQERPEIDRPKLREILAESLPPDMIKWGHRLKEVREDGSLVFGHISIGGFDLVVGADGAWSKVRKLLAPDIKPLWTGIKLFGMSIPNAAETAPQVYKLANRGSVFANSDGKRLSIQQMGDGSLSIYASSTGGGGEDWASPEVCGYDPHDLEAVKKALLVLYQDWAPELTEAIIKAAGECTPRSLYMLPVGFTWPHRRGVTVIGDAAHLMTPFAGEGVNVALEDAMKLAKAIISAVAESSDASADAPRYLDKRIEAFEKDMFPRMEKVQRLTDELMHDFMFTEGSPRTTIARSIARHVKFETPWVLHPLASAMVHSFFFMRRMLAS, via the exons ATGTCAAATCCCAAGATAGCAATCATAGGAGCAGGACCTGCAG GATGTCTACTCGCACGCCTCTTACACCTCGCCAAGATCGAAGCGACCGTCTTCGAGAGCGAGGCCTCGCCAAACTTTCGATCGCAGGGCGGGAGTCTGGATCTACACACAGACACCGGGCTGGCCGCGCTTAAGGAGGCAGGCCTCTTTGACGAGTTCCTCAAGCACGCGCGGTACGACGGCCAGTACATGGCCATCGTCGACAAGGACAACAAGCCGTGGTTCGTCAATTCCGCGACGGGGCTCGGTAGCTCGCTACAGGAGCGTCCGGAGATTGACCGGCCCAAGTTGCGTGAGATTCTTGCCGAGTCTCTTCCGCCGGATATGATTAAATGGGGTCACCGACTCAAGGAAGTCAGAGAAGACGGCAGTCTTGTGTTTGGACATATTAGTATTGGTGGTTTCGATCTGGTTGTAGGCGCAGACGGGGCGTGGAGCAAGGTTCGCAAGCTTCTGGCGCCGGATATCAAGCCTCTGTGGACGGGAATCAAGTTATTCGGCATGAGCATCCCGAACGCGGCCGAGACGGCTCCTCAAGTGTACAAGCTTGCCAACAGGGGTAGCGTCTTTGCCAACAGCGACGGCAAGCGTCTCTCGATTCAACAGATGGGCGATGGCAGCCTGAGCATATATGCGTCGAGcactggcggcggcggggagGACTGGGCGTCTCCCGAGGTCTGCGGGTATGATCCGCACGACCTCGAGGCAGTCAAGAAGGCGCTTCTGGTCTTATATCAGGACTGGGCTCCGGAGCTCACCGAGGCGATCATCAAGGCTGCGGGGGAGTGCACTCCTAGGTCGCTTTATATGCTCCCCGTGGGCTTCACCTGGCCGCACCGGCGCGGCGTGACAGTCATTGGAGATGCGGCGCACTTAATGACGCCATTTGCTGGCGAGGGAGTTAATGTTGCGCTTGAGGATGCGATGAAGCTGGCCAAAGCCATCATCAGCGCCGTCGCCGAGAGCAGTGATGCAAGTGCAGATGCACCCAGATATCTAGATAAGAGGATCGAGGCGTTTGAGAAGGACATGTTCCCCCGGATGGAAAAGGTGCAGCGGCTGACGGACGAGCTCATGCACGACTTCATGTTCACTGAAGGTTCGCCGCGGACGACCATCGCGAGGTCGATAGCGAGGCATGTCAAGTTCGAGACGCCGTGGGTGTTGCATCCGTTGGCGAGTGCCATGGTACACTCATTCTTTTTCATGCGAAGGATGCTGGCGTCTTAG
- a CDS encoding actin interacting protein 3, whose amino-acid sequence MQAPTPSQRMQRRSPGAEPGPPPNVPVRSISPGTGMQPRASNASNRSAPPNGMRRSNNSTSSSSAMPLSQIEKSVTHLLVATKQLLETLTQWSRGQATDGQVSDVYVRLGYEFNMACRAFTAINVDTSDLGNVPELLRSILESTLSQEASTESLEKYLPRIRDIIINLLHGLKRKQQKLRQKQPRDRESGGSANAPERTTSTSTIGSGNTGLTNLLEEGIQNGYRPDAQRESSQSAGAAPTSTSPSRRHLPPRDQSRGSVNSEQSSMSSTTMQNIPVMPPYPGDEATMPSAPSGEVNVDSFPPPPPPPKQQSSAFAALQKGGDLERRASRRYSQYQISKHLGSAMNGVPMLPSQNSPIPNRGRGEVRESLRAVQTRETLRQNRASKQPQLDTSPAPSRAEAAAELSAGRPESPTIQTPEDKYPKPSATLKGPMSDDLPIMSPDDDDGKPDPPRKDEPKVSSGIKTPEKKRDASFLHEQSPPLTTELTLFLQYKSKVKKFVLPEGYSELSIGRLQLAFIEKFSWNTHSNGADLPEIYIQDPVSGVRHELEDLSDIKDRTVLVLNVEPLDEVKRHIDEGIGQLKKIVQDVKQNQDDQGLALQRVSERQQEAVAEMARLAAAPPAVSAPADGSKSVSLAGGRKLASGHITEIQTLRRDLAVMRQAYSSFQSEIQGSMSAIRSKASNVKAAVVKASIPTIDGETGHAYVTKGREQLNTDSDRLVTKVDDLQDLVEDLRKDVVLRGVRPLPRQLETVAMDITKLSKELKKVEDYMKEEKPIWTKIWEKELEDVCKGRDELRLMEDLMIDLQDDLEKASETFALVEQATKEQLKDNGTGASAGSARNFSKGLNGIGNSLDPNAAKDGVLGEVRALQPNHENRLEAIERAEKLRQKELEGRKGNELQRELSNFVEEGKLKKSGGFEEVERARKAKDDMIRRQVWERQNGIVTEEGEGEEEEEVEYEEVEEEEEEEEEEGEAGAEAEAAEAEKAAAAAAAPPAP is encoded by the exons ATGCAGGCGCCGACCCCTTCTCAGCGCATGCAACGGCGCTCCCCAGGTGCCGAACCTGGGCCGCCACCAAATGTGCCCGTCCGGTCAATATCACCGGGTACCGGTATGCAGCCGAGAGCTTCCAACGCCTCGAACCGATCCGCCCCGCCAAATGGGATGCGGAGGTCAAAT AATTCTACCAGCAGCAGCTCAGCCATGCCCTTATCGCAAATTGAGAAGAGCGTTACTCACTTGCTAGTCGCAACCAAACAACTCCTGGAAACCCTCACACAATGGTCGCGCGGCCAAGCTACCGACGGTCAGGTTTCCGATGTGTACGTTAGACTAGGATACGAGTTCAACATGGCATGCCGAGCCTTCACTGCCATCAACGTGGACACCTCCGACCTGGGCAACGTTCCCGAACTGCTACGAAGCATACTAGAGTCTACCTTGAGCCAAGAAGCGAGCACCGAAAGCTTGGAGAAATACCTTCCACGAATTCGGGATATCATTATCAACCTGCTACATGGCCTGAAGCGCAAACAGCAAAAGTTGCGGCAAAAACAACCACGAGACAGGGAAAGCGGGGGTTCAGCTAATGCGCCGGAGAGGACGACGAGCACGAGCACGATCGGCAGTGGGAACACGGGGTTGACGAATCTGTTGGAGGAGGGCATTCAGAATGGCTATCGACCAGACGCTCAGAGGGAATCCTCCCAATCTGCCGGTGCCGCCCCGACAAGCACCTCTCCAAGCCGTCGACACCTGCCCCCGAGAGACCAGTCGCGAGGTTCCGTCAACTCGGAGCAGTCTTCCATGTCTAGCACGACGATGCAAAACATACCCGTCATGCCTCCTTACCCCGGCGATGAGGCGACGATGCCCTCTGCGCCGTCTGGAGAAGTCAACGTTGACTCGTTCCCGCCGCCACCGCCTCCTCCAAAGCAGCAATCAAGCGCATTTGCGGCTTTGCAGAAGGGAGGTGATCTGGAGAGAAGAGCTTCCCGGCGTTACTCGCAGTATCAAATATCTAAGCACCTAGGCAGCGCCATGAATGGCGTGCCCATGCTGCCATCACAAAACTCCCCGATACCGAACCGTGGCCGGGGCGAAGTCCGGGAGTCTCTGCGTGCTGTTCAGACCCGAGAGACGCTCCGCCAAAACCGGGCCTCGAAACAGCCGCAACTAGATACCTCTCCTGCACCGAGTCGTGCCGAGGCCGCAGCGGAGCTGTCGGCAGGCAGGCCCGAAAGCCCAACGATACAAACGCCGGAAGACAAGTACCCTAAACCCAGCGCTACACTGAAAGGCCCTATGAGCGATGATCTCCCTATAATGTCAcccgacgacgatgatggcAAGCCCGATCCACCGCGTAAAGATGAACCCAAGGTCTCATCAGGGATCAAGACCCCGGAGAAGAAGCGCGACGCCAGTTTTCTTCACGAGCAGTCTCCGCCCTTGACCACAGAACTCACTTTGTTCCTGCAATACAAGTCCAAAGTCAAGAAGTTTGTGCTACCTGAGGGGTACAGCGAGCTCTCGATTGGACGCCTTCAACTGGCGTTTATCGAAAAGTTCTCTTGGAACACACACTCCAATGGTGCTGATCTTCCAGAGATATACATTCAAGACCCCGTATCAGGGGTTAGGCACGAGCTCGAAGATCTGTCAGATATCAAGGATCGAACGGTGTTGGTTTTGAATGTCGAGCCACTCGATGAAGTAAAGCGCCATATCGATGAGGGCATTGGACAACTGAAGAAGATAGTACAGGATGTGAAGCAGAACCAAGACGACCAAGGTCTGGCCCTCCAGCGAGTTTCGGAACGTCAGCAAGAGGCGGTTGCGGAGATGGCCCGGCTTGCTGCCGCCCCTCCGGCGGTGTCTGCGCCTGCTGATGGATCCAAGTCAGTAAGCCTTGCTGGCGGCCGTAAGCTCGCTTCTGGACACATCACCGAGATCCAGACTCTGCGCCGTGACCTTGCTGTCATGCGCCAGGCCTACTCCAGCTTCCAGTCGGAGATCCAAGGCTCAATGTCAGCCATCCGCAGCAAGGCAAGCAATGTCAAGGCGGCGGTGGTCAAGGCCTCGATACCGACCATTGATGGCGAAACCGGTCATGCGTACGTCACCAAGGGTCGCGAGCAGCTCAACACAGATTCCGATCGGCTCGTCACAAAGGTCGACGACCTGCAAGATCTGGTTGAGGACCTCCGCAAAGATGTGGTTCTCCGTGGTGTGCGGCCTCTGCCTAGGCAACTAGAGACTGTCGCCATGGATATCACGAAGCTTTCCAAGGAGCTCAAGAAGGTGGAGGACTACATGAAGGAAGAGAAGCCTATATGGACCAAGATCTGGGAGAAGGAGCTTGAGGACGTGTGCAAGGGCCGTGATGAGCTGCGCCTTATGGAGGATCTCATGATCGATTTGCAGGATGACCTGGAGAAGGCGTCCGAGACCTTTGCGCTCGTCGAGCAGGCTACCAAGGAGCAGCTAAAAGATAACGGGACGGGCGCCAGCGCCGGCAGCGCCCGCAACTTCTCCAAGGGCCTGAACGGCATCGGCAACAGTCTCGACCCGAACGCGGCCAAGGATGGTGTCCTCGGCGAGGTGAGGGCGCTCCAGCCGAATCACGAGAACCGTCTCGAAGCCATCGAACGCGCGGAGAAGCTGAGGCAGAAGGAGCTCGAGGGCCGCAAGGGGAACGAGCTGCAGAGGGAGCTGTCCAACTTTGTCGAGGAGGGGAAGCTAAAGAAGTCCGGCGGCTTTGAGGAGGTGGAGCGGGCGAGGAAGGCCAAGGACGACATGATTCGGAGGCAGGTCTGGGAGAGGCAGAATGGCATTGTTACGGAGGAGGGCGagggggaggaggaagaggaggttgAATACGAAGAagtcgaagaagaggaagaagaagaggaagaggaaggagAGGCGGGAGCGGAGGCTGAGGCGGCTGAGGCGGAgaaggctgctgctgctgctgctgcgccgCCGGCGCCATGA
- a CDS encoding cyclophilin type peptidyl-prolyl cis-trans isomerase/CLD encodes MRAPTALRRQQHQTTTQQFEFAIETTRQISNMSVTLHTNLGDLKIEVFCESVPKTAENFLALCASHYYDASPFHRLIPKFMAQTGGPAHPSPPDNPKGGRSIWGGVFEDEIRPALKHGARGVVSMANKGPGTNGSQFFVLFDKAPHLDGLNTVFGRIIGDDSTVTLGKIEAVEVDRKNRPKEPVVIERVTVHANPLAG; translated from the exons ATGCGCGCACCTACTG CTTTGCGCCGTCAACAACACCAGACGACCACACAACAATTCGAGTTCGCGATCGAGACCACCAGACAAATCTCCAACATGTCCGTCACATTACATACGAATCTCGGCGACCTGAAGATCGAAGTCTTCTGCGAGAGCGTACCAAAAACAGCAGAg AACTTCCTCGCCCTCTGCGCATCACACTACTACGACGCCTCCCCCTTCCACCGCCTCATCCCAAAATTCATGGCCCAGACCGGCGGGCCGGCTCACCCGTCGCCCCCGGACAACCCAAAGGGCGGCCGCTCCATCTGGGGCGGCGTCTTCGAGGACGAGATCCGGCCGGCCCTCAAGCACGGCGCGCGCGGCGTCGTGTCCATGGCCAACAAGGGGCCCGGCACGAACGGCTCGCAGTTTTTTGTCCTGTTTGACAAGGCGCCGCACCTGGACGGGCTCAACACCGTCTTTGGGCGCATCATCGGGGACGATAGCACCGTCACGCTGGGCAAGATTGAGGCGGTCGAGGTGGATCGGAAGAACCGGCCCAAGGAGCCGGTCGTGATTGAGAGGGTTACTGTCCATGCGAATCCGCTTGCTGGGTGA
- a CDS encoding major facilitator superfamily transporter, translating to MPHLSDSPHLRNSRNEFPTAPTTSLLLDKEAKISSHQSNPGFELYNMTFNEIVRDTWAWHVIRAVTRARHPAFQYFDERHPLIRQRYTENGYDRSGSGLSYASRHTEVRAFSLDSEKSDSEILGNQTISRTTWEKYGIENRRGLHLVEFLPNDPENPRNWSVMKKAIVSFHICLLVIAVYAGASIYTVGTHGVRQQFGVSEVVALLGLTVFVLGYGLGPMVWSPLSEIPQIGRNQIYIPALTIFGLAQIPVALATSIGMLLGFRFLAGFFGSPVLGSAAGILDDMFVSRKHTYAMASFCLIGISGPTLGPIVGGFAVELKGWTWSAWIVSWLAACILVVLIFFLPETSADNILYRRAMRLRKVTGDPGFVCEAQLRADYTAGTEVFKAHLVRPFTLVLTEPAVFFLNLYSAFAYGLMYIWFEALPSAYGEVYHFGTGKQGIALLGLIVGVLLTIPPFFLYYRKRIEPQFDREGNIEPEKHLHPAMVGCLFIPASLVWFGWTARPEISYLVPIVGSSLFTAGGLLLYISILNYLAESYPDHVSSVLAGNELFNAMCGATFPLFIPPMYYRFDVLGSSMILAIFAVAFVPLPYILYMRGAKLRKQSSYARKGM from the exons ATGCCACACCTCTCCGACTCACCACATTTGCGCAACTCA CGAAACGAGTTCCCAACGGCTCCCACAACTTCACTTCTTCTCGACAAGGAGGCGAAAATCA GTTCACACCAATCGAACCCTGGATTCGAACTCTACAACATGACCTTCAACGAGATCGTTCGAGACACCTGGGCATGGCACGTCATACGAGCCGTCACCAGGGCCAGGCATCCGGCGTTCCAATACTTTGACGAGAGACACCCCTTGATTCGTCAGAGATATACGGAAAATGGCTATGATCGGTCGGGCTCAGG ACTCTCATACGCTTCAAGACACACCGAAGTTCGAGCATTTTCACTAGACTCTGAGAAGTCAGATAGCGAGATTCTGGGCAACCAAACAATCAGCCGTACGACGTGGGAAAAGTATGGTATCGAGAATAGAAGAGGTCTTCATCTCGTCGAGTTCTTGCCAAACGACCCAGAG AACCCGAGAAACTGGTCCGTCATGAAGAAAGCCATCGTCAGCTTCCACATCTGCCTCCTCGTCATCGCCGTCTACGCAGGCGCATCAATCTACACCGTCGGCACCCACGGCGTCCGCCAGCAATTCGGCGTCTCGGAGGTCGTCGCCCTCCTAGGACTTACAGTCTTTGTCCTGGGCTACGGTCTTGGACCG ATGGTCTGGAGCCCCCTCTCCGAGATTCCCCAGATCGGCCGCAACCAAATCTACATACCCGCCCTCACAATCTTCGGCCTCGCCCAGATCCCCGTCGCCCTCGCCACCTCCATCGGCATGCTCCTCGGCTTCCGCTTCCTCGCGGGCTTCTTCGGCTCCCCCGTCCTCGGCTCCGCCGCCGGCATCCTGGACGACATGTTCGTCTCCCGCAAACACACCTACGCCATGGCTTCTTTTTGTCTCATTGGCATCTCCGGTCCCACTCTCGGGCCCATCGTCGGCGGCTTCGCCGTCGAGCTCAAGGGCTGGACCTGGTCCGCTTGGATCGTGTCTTGGTTAGCCGCCTGTATTCTCGTCGTGCTCATCTTCTTCCTGCCGGAGACGAGCGCCGATAACATCTTGTATCGACGCGCCATGCGTTTGCGGAAAGTGACGGGCGACCCGGGTTTCGTCTGCGAGGCGCAGCTGCGCGCGGATTACACCGCCGGCACGGAAGTCTTTAAAGCACACCTTGTCCGGCCCTTCACCTTGGTCCTCACCGAGCCGGCCGTCTTCTTTCTGAACCTGTACAGTGCCTTCGCCTACGGGCTGATGTACATCTGGTTCGAGGCCCTACCGTCAGCCTACGGGGAAGTATACCACTTTGGCACGGGCAAACAGGGCATCGCGCTGCTAGGTCTCATCGTCGGTGTCCTGCTCACCATCCCGCCATTCTTTCTGTACTACCGCAAACGCATCGAGCCGCAGTTTGACCGCGAGGGAAACATCGAGCCGGAAAAGCACCTCCACCCGGCCATGGTCGGCTGCCTCTTCATCCCGGCCAGTTTGGTCTGGTTTGGGTGGACGGCGCGGCCCGAGATAAGTTACCTGGTTCCCATTGTCGGGTCGTCGCTTTTCACGGCGGGTGGGTTGCTGCTCTACATCTCGATTCTGAATTACCTTGCCGAGTCGTACCCGGATCACGTCAGTTCCGTCTTGGCTGGGAATGAGCTGTTCAATGCCATGTGCGGGGCTACGTTCCCGCTGTTCATCCCGCCCATGTATTACCGGTTCGACGTGCTCGGGTCGAGTATGATTCTGGCCATTTTCGCTGTTGCGTTTGTGCCTTTGCCGTATATCTTGTACATG AGGGGAGCCAAGCTTAGAAAACAGAGCAGTTACGCAAGAAAAGGAATGTGA